In the Advenella kashmirensis WT001 genome, one interval contains:
- a CDS encoding GDP-mannose 4,6-dehydratase: MLTQGHQVICVDNFLTGSATNLASLQDHPDFTVIQHDIIDPLPPSLRPTQIYNLACAASPRRYQADPIHTLRTCVQGVFNLLELAAAHDARILQASTSEVYGDPEVHPQHERYHGNVNPVGIRSCYDEGKRCAETLMSDFSRMRGVTGKIARIFNTYGPGMAPDDGRVVSTFICQALQNQALTVYGDGSQTRSLCYVDDMIEGLMLLMNSVDTFRGPVNLGNTHEVSIMQIAQHVSRLARQQVKVEFKPLPADDPTVRCPDITLAHHHLGWAPSVSIDEGLARTFAHFEHTLKGTGTWPLPDVVRYPRTRLTN; this comes from the coding sequence TTGCTGACACAGGGTCATCAGGTCATTTGCGTGGATAATTTTCTGACCGGTTCAGCCACCAATCTGGCGTCGCTGCAGGATCATCCGGATTTTACCGTCATACAGCATGACATTATCGACCCTTTGCCACCCAGCCTGAGGCCGACGCAAATCTATAACCTTGCCTGCGCTGCCTCGCCGCGTCGCTATCAGGCCGACCCCATCCACACGCTGCGCACCTGCGTTCAGGGCGTCTTTAATTTGCTGGAACTGGCTGCTGCTCACGATGCGCGGATATTGCAGGCCTCGACCAGCGAAGTTTACGGTGATCCCGAAGTACATCCGCAGCATGAACGCTATCACGGCAATGTGAATCCGGTCGGTATTCGTTCCTGTTACGACGAAGGCAAGCGTTGCGCTGAAACGTTGATGTCCGATTTTTCGCGAATGCGTGGCGTCACCGGCAAGATCGCGCGGATCTTCAATACTTATGGTCCTGGGATGGCGCCGGATGACGGCCGCGTTGTCTCTACTTTCATTTGTCAGGCACTGCAGAACCAGGCACTCACCGTCTATGGCGATGGCAGTCAGACCCGTTCGCTATGCTATGTCGACGACATGATAGAGGGGCTGATGCTGCTGATGAACAGCGTTGACACGTTCCGCGGTCCCGTCAACCTGGGCAATACGCATGAGGTTTCCATTATGCAGATCGCGCAGCATGTAAGCAGGCTTGCCCGGCAGCAGGTAAAGGTCGAATTTAAGCCATTGCCGGCAGATGATCCGACTGTGCGTTGTCCCGACATCACGCTGGCTCACCATCACCTTGGCTGGGCGCCCAGTGTGAGTATTGACGAAGGCCTGGCGCGAACCTTCGCACATTTTGAGCACACCCTGAAGGGTACAGGCACCTGGCCGTTACCCGATGTTGTTCGATATCCGAGAACACGCTTGACGAACTAG
- a CDS encoding UDP-glucose dehydrogenase family protein has product MNVVIIGSGYVGLVTGCCLAEVGNIVTCVDHDTKKVAALAAGRLPFYEPQLGQILGAQLAKGLLKFETSMASAVANADVVFLAVGTPSNADGSADLSNLLACARALGDAIPSHCVIVVKSTAPVGTGDRIEEILNASVRQADANDGIRVACNPEFLAEGRAVHDFRCPDRIVIGANDAYSSAVLEQLYTPFDTDGQRTMLMDRRSAEFAKYACNCMLAARISMINELSSLAGTLGADIASTCRVLRADPRIGASYLQPGVGYGGSCLPKDLSALIDLAQRAGEPAHMLRSIERVNVGQRQRLLKAICDYFGGGLRGRRLAIWGLSFKPDTDDVRASPSVALIRDLVQEGANVNAYDPVARPAAQAALGNVSVGFGQSAMAVCEQADALIVMTEWDEFKSPDLDRLATTMRGHMVFDARSIYKTKVLQQHGLHHYRLDQIMSVSGEPVVNRPRMSADRGYRGMLPQAESPAV; this is encoded by the coding sequence ATGAATGTGGTTATTATTGGTTCTGGTTATGTGGGTCTGGTCACGGGATGTTGTCTTGCCGAAGTCGGTAATATTGTGACTTGCGTAGACCATGATACAAAGAAGGTGGCTGCACTTGCCGCCGGCCGCCTGCCTTTTTATGAGCCGCAATTGGGGCAGATACTGGGCGCGCAATTGGCAAAGGGACTGTTGAAATTTGAAACCTCCATGGCAAGTGCTGTGGCAAATGCAGACGTCGTATTCCTGGCAGTGGGCACGCCGTCCAACGCTGACGGCAGCGCCGATTTGAGCAATCTGCTGGCGTGCGCCAGGGCGCTGGGAGACGCTATTCCCTCCCATTGCGTGATCGTCGTCAAATCCACAGCGCCCGTGGGCACAGGTGATCGAATCGAGGAAATACTGAACGCGTCAGTCCGGCAAGCGGACGCCAACGATGGTATCAGGGTCGCCTGCAATCCGGAGTTTCTCGCCGAAGGCAGAGCCGTACACGATTTTCGATGTCCGGACCGGATCGTCATTGGCGCCAATGACGCGTACTCGTCTGCTGTACTGGAGCAGCTATATACGCCATTTGACACCGACGGGCAACGTACCATGCTGATGGACAGACGCAGCGCAGAATTTGCCAAGTATGCATGCAACTGCATGCTGGCAGCAAGGATATCCATGATTAATGAATTATCCAGCCTGGCCGGTACGCTTGGTGCCGATATCGCTTCTACCTGCAGGGTACTGCGGGCGGATCCGCGTATCGGTGCCAGCTATTTGCAGCCTGGCGTTGGATACGGAGGCTCCTGCCTGCCGAAAGACCTGAGCGCGCTCATCGATCTGGCACAGCGAGCCGGAGAACCTGCTCATATGCTGCGCAGCATAGAACGGGTCAATGTAGGTCAGCGCCAGCGTCTCCTAAAAGCGATCTGCGACTATTTCGGGGGCGGACTGCGGGGGCGGCGTCTGGCCATATGGGGCCTGTCGTTCAAGCCGGACACCGACGACGTACGCGCATCGCCCAGCGTTGCGCTGATTCGCGATCTGGTGCAGGAAGGCGCAAACGTCAACGCCTATGATCCGGTCGCCAGGCCGGCCGCACAAGCCGCACTGGGCAACGTATCAGTCGGCTTCGGGCAATCGGCCATGGCCGTGTGCGAGCAGGCGGATGCGCTGATCGTCATGACTGAGTGGGATGAATTCAAATCACCCGATCTGGATCGGCTTGCTACGACGATGCGGGGACATATGGTTTTTGATGCACGCAGCATTTACAAGACAAAGGTGCTGCAGCAACACGGTCTACACCATTACCGGCTGGATCAGATCATGTCGGTGTCGGGCGAGCCAGTAGTGAATCGGCCCAGGATGTCTGCCGATAGGGGGTATCGCGGTATGCTCCCGCAAGCGGAGAGTCCGGCGGTATAA
- a CDS encoding glycosyltransferase family 2 protein: protein MTALACAVNDNAVNDKISIVLLTHSRVGELCRTLGHLLDLPEKPPIIVVDNCSIDNTAERVQAAFPTVKLICTERNLGAAGRNLGVDFVQTPYVAFCDDDTWWAPGALDTAVELLDRHARLSVLNARIVVGPQQMPDPTCAAMASSPLAYHDDIGPLLAGFMAAPSSCVQKHSEKPAATGKNFSLVAKKRCWPWIFWMQADISPMHQHWWCITGHPVCAIHTSASGLRRATPSGHAG from the coding sequence ATGACAGCCCTCGCCTGCGCAGTAAACGACAACGCAGTAAACGACAAAATAAGCATTGTGTTGCTTACGCACAGCCGGGTTGGAGAACTTTGTCGCACGCTCGGGCATCTGCTTGACCTGCCCGAAAAGCCGCCAATCATCGTTGTGGACAATTGCAGTATTGACAATACTGCCGAGCGCGTTCAGGCGGCATTTCCGACGGTGAAACTGATCTGTACAGAACGCAATCTTGGCGCGGCTGGCCGCAACCTGGGTGTTGATTTTGTCCAAACACCCTATGTCGCCTTTTGCGATGACGACACCTGGTGGGCGCCCGGCGCACTGGATACCGCCGTTGAGCTGCTTGACCGACATGCCCGGCTCTCGGTATTAAATGCCCGTATTGTCGTTGGCCCCCAGCAAATGCCGGACCCCACCTGTGCAGCCATGGCGAGCAGTCCGCTGGCGTACCATGACGACATCGGCCCCTTGTTGGCCGGCTTTATGGCCGCGCCATCGTCATGCGTACAGAAGCATTCAGAAAAGCCGGCGGCTACTGGGAAGAATTTTTCATTGGTGGCGAAGAAACGCTGCTGGCCATGGATATTCTGGATGCAGGCGGACATATCGCCTATGCACCAGCATTGGTGGTGCATCACTGGCCATCCCGTCTGCGCCATACACACCAGCGCCAGCGGCTTACGGCGCGCAACGCCATCTGGACATGCTGGTTAA
- a CDS encoding PIG-L deacetylase family protein, translating into MLSYRSFTFDKDFFQAAQQAPVVVVSPHYDDAIFSCGELLSMLSTSTVLTVCTGVPENGAVSTDWDRRCGFSNARQAMQTRSLENEAALSVLDASGIDLGFLDSQYIDDSRLDSELLADTIALNIEQIKPSSVIFPLGLFHKDHIHISDTFVTICSRFPAINWLVYEDIPYRNQAGRVAERLAQLIERGVPIEPFGTELAGDYKTRAVHAYQSQFRGLGHRGAAPVMHLNEKFWRLHCSLELA; encoded by the coding sequence ATGCTTTCGTATCGTTCATTTACTTTTGATAAGGATTTTTTTCAGGCGGCACAGCAAGCGCCGGTCGTGGTCGTCTCCCCACATTATGACGATGCCATATTCAGCTGTGGCGAATTGCTGTCTATGTTGTCCACCAGCACGGTCCTGACCGTGTGCACCGGCGTACCGGAAAACGGGGCCGTCTCCACAGACTGGGACCGCCGCTGCGGGTTCTCCAATGCGCGACAGGCGATGCAGACAAGAAGCCTTGAAAACGAAGCGGCCCTGTCAGTCCTGGATGCGAGCGGCATCGATCTTGGTTTTCTGGACAGCCAGTATATCGACGACAGTCGCCTGGATTCAGAACTGCTTGCGGACACGATAGCCTTGAATATTGAACAAATCAAACCGTCCTCGGTTATCTTCCCCCTGGGATTGTTTCACAAAGATCACATCCACATATCCGATACCTTCGTGACCATCTGCAGTCGTTTTCCCGCTATCAATTGGTTGGTATATGAAGACATTCCCTATCGCAACCAGGCAGGACGGGTTGCCGAACGTCTTGCACAGCTGATAGAGCGTGGCGTTCCGATAGAACCGTTTGGCACGGAACTGGCCGGCGACTACAAAACGCGTGCGGTGCACGCCTACCAGAGTCAATTTCGCGGCCTGGGTCATCGGGGCGCTGCACCCGTTATGCATCTGAATGAAAAATTCTGGCGCTTGCATTGCAGTCTGGAGTTAGCATGA
- a CDS encoding DUF4142 domain-containing protein, translating into MFHLSCKTIILLSALLTVPNAASAQPAANTNPPTNNPPATTALAASDKSFLNDAAQAGMAEIEGAMLAQHKAATSEVKHFAAQMITEHTKVNDELKALAVTKDVELPTEPSLLQKGELKALSLLEDKFDENYVDRLGVAAHESTIALFQDTAVMSQDKDIKHLPKEHCLRCRRI; encoded by the coding sequence AAACAATCATATTGTTATCAGCGTTATTAACCGTTCCCAATGCAGCTAGCGCGCAGCCTGCTGCCAATACGAACCCGCCGACAAACAATCCGCCGGCGACAACTGCGCTAGCGGCAAGCGATAAGTCGTTTCTTAACGACGCAGCCCAAGCCGGCATGGCCGAAATCGAAGGCGCCATGCTTGCCCAGCACAAAGCGGCAACCAGCGAAGTCAAGCATTTTGCCGCCCAGATGATCACTGAACATACCAAGGTTAATGATGAGCTCAAAGCGCTGGCGGTAACCAAAGACGTGGAGTTACCCACTGAGCCTTCCTTGCTGCAAAAAGGCGAACTCAAGGCGCTCAGTTTACTGGAGGACAAATTTGATGAGAACTATGTAGACCGGCTGGGCGTTGCGGCACATGAAAGCACCATTGCGCTATTCCAGGATACCGCCGTCATGAGTCAAGACAAGGACATCAAGCATTTGCCGAAAGAACATTGCCTTCGCTGCAGGCGCATCTGA